Genomic segment of Gloeocapsa sp. PCC 7428:
ATACTCAAAGGTGTTGTCCGGTTGCCATAGTCCCAAAATGCTGATGCGATTGCCACGGGTCGGCACTTGGTCCAACTGTTTTTGACTCCCAACTCGACTGTAACTGTAGCTGACGGGGCTGTACAAACAGAACCCTGCTTCATCCAGGTACTTCAGGTCGATCTGCCCCTCTTGTGCTGCCAACTCTAGCGTGTCGAGGTCGGCTTGCTTGCGCCCTTGGTACACTGGGTCTGGATTACGCTGCTGTCGGTGGCGGGTGCGCTTCCAGTAAAACCCCTTTTTTGCAGAATCCGGCGTATCCGGTCTGCACTCAGTTTTACCCCTCGCTCTTGCTCCAACAGGGCGGATAATTGGGCACTGTTGTAGGTGCGTTGGTCTTGGTCTAATCGGTTTTCTAGATACAAAAGGTCTGCCTCACCCCACCGCCGTTTCATCCCCCGTCCAGGGCTATCCCATAATCCCCCCAAGCCACCCTTCTGCCACCGCTTGAGGGTTTCTCGCACGGTCTGCTCCCGACATTGGAAGATCTCGGCAATTGCTGGGACGTTCCACCCTTGGGCATTCAGTCGCACCATATGAGCACGGTCTTTGATGTGCTGTGCTACCCTGGGTGCAACTCGTAATTCTTGCAGAGTGCGGTCTGATTCCTCGCTGAGAACGATACGTAAAGGGGCGGGCATTGGTTCAAGCAAGATACAGGTTTTATTGTCTCTCCTATCTTACGTTTAATCTCGCCTGCCTACTTATCTAAGCTTACTCGTTGTTTTTGCACGCCTAGATAAGAACCTAAAAGAGAGGTTAGTGAGTCACTTAAGATTGCTAAAACTCATAATACTTATTAGCTATTGTATCGAATAATACAAGTTCGTTTTGTTTACTAGGAGATTTTGATCTCTTTGAAAGTAAAATGAGTAGATTGATTCTCTTTAAGCTTCTATGAAAAGTTATTTTACCACATCTAACTAGAGAAAGATATGCTTTTGTCTGTCATTCTTTACTGTTATTTCTATATAAAAATAAGCCGATTGTTAATTGCAGATACAGACGCTTGTAGCCAAGAATACAAAAAAAAATTAACACAAACATACTTCAAAAGTTAGAGATGATAACGAAGATGTAGCTATTAGTTTAAAAAAATAAAAATGAAGTCTTAAAAAATTAGGAAGCTCGTACTAAGTTAAATTGACCAAATCAAATACGCAATATGAGTTAAGCATCGCGCAAGCCTACGCCCATTAGGTTAGATGACGATGCGGGATTTAATATATTGCTGACTTAGTAGAGACGGTAGAATCAAGTTTTAGGAATATTCAGGAGAAGTAGAGCATGATATTGCAACGTTAATAAAGCTTTTGATTACTCTAGTGAGTCAAATCATGATTTCTCGTAAAAATGGCTATAAATCAAGAGCTAGAATTAAAAAACAAGTACTCGCAAGGAAATATACTCAAACTGAGCAGCAACTCAAGGCACTCATCAATTTAGAAGAATTGGATGAGCGAATCCAAGCACAGCCTTGGATGGTGAGTGAGTTTGAGCTAGTTCTGGAAGACGCGATCGCAGCAGCGTATCAATCAACAACGAGTTGTGCTTTAGCTCAACATTTCTTGCATCGCTTGCTGTATCGTATTAATCGACTCAAGCTATTCTGGTACGATAATTTACGGCATTACACAAACGAAAGATCTATTTACCTGCATTTGTGCCGTGAAAAGATTGAAACAGCTTGGCAACAGTGGGAACTTGCGAATATTGATGTGCTAACACTGCAAACGCTAGACGTTCAAACAAGTCTACTCACCCAGGTTAATGGCGATCGCAACTTCTGGGATACTCAACAAGAGCATGACCGACTGCACGAAATGACTCATGCTGAATATCATAAACTGCTAGCGATCGCTGCCTTCGATACTCTACAAGCAAGAAACAAGTTTTTCCGCACGCTTGCCAATGCCGTTAACGAAGTCGAGTCAAAGTTAACACAGTTATTACTTGAAGACTACAGTCGCAATTACTTAAGCACTCAACACTCGACATTGTTAGCGCAAATGTTGAGCGAGTTACAGCTAGATAGCATTCCCGAAGCATACTTCAAGATTGTTCCGTATGAGGTGCTGGCGTGTGCTAACCACAACTTTCTCCTAACCGACTGCAAACGTTTGTTTCTCCGCTGCATCGGTGGGATGATTTATTCAGAAATTGCCAAATCGACAACATACAAACACTACTCAGTCTCCGCACAACGGCTAGGGTTGTCAGCTACCAAAAGTTATTGGGAGCGGTGCATTATAGAAGATGAATGCTATAAACACCGGATACTTGAAGAAGTGGCTTTACCGTTGGTA
This window contains:
- a CDS encoding iron-containing redox enzyme family protein, with the protein product MISRKNGYKSRARIKKQVLARKYTQTEQQLKALINLEELDERIQAQPWMVSEFELVLEDAIAAAYQSTTSCALAQHFLHRLLYRINRLKLFWYDNLRHYTNERSIYLHLCREKIETAWQQWELANIDVLTLQTLDVQTSLLTQVNGDRNFWDTQQEHDRLHEMTHAEYHKLLAIAAFDTLQARNKFFRTLANAVNEVESKLTQLLLEDYSRNYLSTQHSTLLAQMLSELQLDSIPEAYFKIVPYEVLACANHNFLLTDCKRLFLRCIGGMIYSEIAKSTTYKHYSVSAQRLGLSATKSYWERCIIEDECYKHRILEEVALPLVEKYPASAWELLLGYEQQKQIHQRASAATLNSCRESSNNVIFSAR